The DNA window GTTGGCGGCCTATGCCCCGCCTGGCCCTCGTCCACGACGACGCGAGCGCCGACTCCCTTTATAACTACTTCGCCGCGGCGCCGGCGTTCGTCTTCCGCTACGCCGGCGACACCTACCAGGCTCCGGTCCTGGCCGACGCCGTCGGTAACGATACCGTCGCCCGGTTCTTCGACGCGTACCGAAGGTACCTCGACGGCCGCGGCGGCCTGAGGCAGCTCGTCGCCGTGGGCGGCGTGGCCCCGTCGGACGTCGAGTACGCGCGGAAGTATTTCGCGCTGGACGAAGAGAGCGTTCGGGAGATAATCGGGCCGCCGCCCCGCGTCGCGTGCGAGCTCTCGCGCGATTGGCTTGCCAGCGAGTACGTCGTCGTCGCGCCGTACGTCGCCGCGCCGACCGTCCGCGACGTCGAGAGCGCCGCCAACGCGGCCTCCATCGCCTCCTACCTCAATGCGCCGCTCTTCTACGCCGGCCCCTCGGACCTTTCGCTTGAGACGTTGAAATTCATCGGCTACCTCGGCGCGTCGAAAGCGGTCGTGGTCGAGATAGGGGACACGTTGCCGCCCTCGGTCCGCGAGGCGCTCGCCGCCCGAGGCGTCCGCGTCGTCGCCGATTTAAAGACGGAGCGCGACGTAGTAACATATATCAACGGGCTTACGGACCCGGCGCCGCCGGTGCTGTGTTGCTTCCGCGGCCGGGGGATGGCGGCGCCGGCGGCGGCGGCCGCGGCGCGGTACGGCGGCTTCGTCCTGGAACTCCCCGCGGACATAACCGCGCTGAGCTCGAGCGCGTGGGAATTGGAACGGGCGCTGGCCCCCGAGAGCCGCGAGAAGCTGCTCGAGCCGTACGTCATGCCCGCGGCGGCGCTAGCCGGCGAGCAGGCCGTGGCGGACCGATTTTACGACTGGCTCGAGTCGCTGGGCGGCACCGACCCCAACCAACTCGAGTACGTCCTGACCTTCGCGCCCGCCTTCGGCGACGGGAGTCTCCCCTACGCCTTCGACCGGGCGATTATCGGCGATTCCGAGACGCCCGACGAGCGCGGCGCCGCGCCGGGCCGCTTCGTAAATCCACCGGCGGAGAGCCTGGCGTCGCTCAACATGACGTCGGCCTACCGCGCCCTCATCTTCGCTAACCCGCGGCCGGACCACGTCACGTTCTGCGGCGTTTCGTATATGGCCCAGAACGTAGTATCGTGCCCGGATACCTACAGAGACAACTACGGCAAGTTCCACAAGGTCAACGAGGTGTTGGGGTGCCGCGGCGGCGGCTTCGACGACCCGGGCGTCTTTACCGACTTCCGCGAGGGCGGGTACGGGGCCGTCGTCCACGACGGCCGCCGCGCGGGAAAAGGGCCCCCGCACCCGTTCGTCCCCGGCGAAGAGCTCTTCGGTTTCCAGAAGGACGTCAACCTCGGCACGGCTTTCTTCTATTGCTCGAGCCACGGCTCGAAGGGCGGCGTCTACCCCCTGGACGGAGACACCGGCATCGCGCAAAACGTCCCCTGGGGTAGGGAGGATTGGCCCGGCGGGCCTTCCGGGTTCGTGAACCTCGACGGCGAGTCGTTCTCGTACAATCGCTGGGACGAAATGCCGAACAGGAGCCCGGGTCTCGTCGCGGCGTTCAACGCGTGCTCGGTCGGCTCGGGCGATATGAACGCGGTCGTGACGCGGCGCCTCGGCGCGGCCTCCGTATCGTCGTACACGGCGGTGGGCGCGCCGTCGTCCGGCTGGTTCTGGATATCGTTGGTCAACCGCCTCGTGAAGCGCCGCTACACGTTGGGGGAAGCGCTATGCTTCGCGACGGCGCAGGTCTCCGAGATATTCCCGGCTCACCGGATACGCGGCGATTCGCTGATAAGGTACGTCCTGGTGGGCGACCCGTTCATGCTTTATTACAGGCCGGCGTGGCAGCCGCCGACGCCGGCGTCCCCGGGGCGCGACTACGGCGGCCATAACCCGGGGGGCGCCGGGCCGTTGGCGCGGGAATTCACCGCCCACGCCGGCGCACGACGCGTGACGCTCTCGTGGCGCGCGGCTACGAACAGGGAAGTGGCCGGTTGGAATTTATATCGGGCGGAGGGCCCGGCCGCGGCCGAGGGCGTGGCCGGCGGCTCGAGCGGCCCGGTCAAAGTGAACGACGACCTTATCGCGGGCGAGTCTCCTTTTACTTTCGTGGATACGCCGCTCGAGAACGGCGAGGATTACTACTATTGGCTCGAGGGCGTGGAGGAAAGCGGCCGGGCGTTCCTGCAAGGGCCGGTGGACGCGGTCCCGGCGCCGGACTACGGCAAGGCGACGTTCGCGCTGGCGCAGAATTACCCCAACCCCGTCCGCGCCGCGACGGCGATAGTATTCGTCGTACCCGACGGCGGGCACGCGACGTTGACGGTTTACGACTTGAGGGGTGCCGTCGTTCGGCGGTTGTGGGACGGGCGGGCCGCGGCGGGCGGCCACAAGGTAACGTGGGACGGCACGGCTGAAGACGGCGCGCCGCTCCCGCCGGGCGTGTACTTGTACAAGCTCGAGGCGGGCGGTCGGGCGGCGGCCAGGAAGCTGGTTTTAATCCGTTGAGGAAGGGTGTTAAAACCTGATAAAATAAACCCCGCGTACGGCGCGGGGCTTTCTACCGGGATTTGGGCCGGCTAGAATTCCGAAGCCGGCGGTTCTTCCGGGGGAGCGGTTTCCGGCTCGGTTTCGGCGGCCGTCGTGTCGGCCCGGCGCGGCAATAGCACCAAACGTTCCACCACTACCTTAAGCTTCGAGCGTTTTTCGCCCTCGCCGGTCTCCCAGCGGTCCTGGTGGAGGCGGCCCTCCAGGAAGACCGGCCGCCCCTTTTTAAGGTAATCGCGCGCTATCTCTGCGGTGCGGCCGTACGCGGTGCAGTCGATAAACGATACCTCTTCCGTCTGTTCGCCGTCGCGGTTGCGGTACGTTCGGTTAACGGCCAACCGGAGGTCCGTTACGATACCCCCCGTCGGCAGGTCGCGCGACTCGGGGTCGGCGGTGAGATTTCCCAATAGAAATACGCGATTGTAGTTAGCCACGGTTCCTCCGTTTCGTTGAATAACCGGTCCATAATATTTTTTTACCGGGGTCGTGTCAAGGGATTTATCGGCGCACCCGCGGGTTAGATTTGAAAAATCCGACGGTTTTTGTTAAGTTAAGGGTCGTGGACCAGGACGGTGGCGATGAAGACGCTTGCGATTATAAACGGAACGACGTATCGTACCGGCGACGCGGCGCCCGCGAGGGCGAACGTCGTAATTCGAAACGGTAAGATAATTTCGGCGGGCCCGGCCGCTAAAGTCCCCCGCGGCGCCGAAGTTATCGACGCCAAGGGCCTGGTCGTAACGCCCGGTTTGATAGACGCCCATACCCACGTCGGCAACTTCGGCGAGGGTACCGGCCAGCCGGGGTTCGACGCCAACGAGGCTGCGGAGGCCGCCACGCCGCACGTACGCGCGCTAGACGGCATCGACCCCCGCGACCTCGGCTTCGACGACGCCCGCCGCGCCGGCATCACGGCGGTGTGCGTACTGCCGGGGAGTGCCAACGTCATCGGCGGCACCGGCGTGGTGTTGAAGACCGCGGGTTTCATAATAGACGAGATGGTCGTCTCGGCCGACGCCGGCATGAAGGTCGCCTTCGGCGAAAACCCGAAATTCTCCCACCCCGACAATCGGCGGATGCCGGTTACGCGGATGGGCACGGCCGCGGTCCTGCGCGAGATGTTGACGCGGGCGGGCGAGTACCGGCGCAAGCGCCGCCTGCCGCCGGCGAAGCGGCCCGACCTCGACATCCGTATGGAGCCGTTGGCGAGGGTGTTGGCGGGCCGGATGCCGCTGCGGGCGCACGCCCACCGCGCCGACGATATCGCCACCGCGGTCCGCATAGCGCGGGAGTTCAAGTGCCGGTTGATATCGGACCACTGCACCGAGGGGTACCTCATCGCCGACTACCTGGCCGAGAACGGCGTGCCGTGCGTCGTGGGCCCGACCCTCATCGGCCGGTTCAAGCTGGAGTTGAGGGAGCGTTCGTACGCCGCCGCCGGTATTTTGGAGAAGGCGGGTTGCGCCGTGGCGTTGACCACCGACCACCCGTTCGTACCTATCGACGTCTTGACCGCCTCGGCCGCGACGGCGGTGCGCGAGGGGATGACCGAGAAAGGCGCGCTACGTGCCATCACCAACGGCGCGGCGCAAATGCTCGGCCTAGGCCGGCGCTTGGGCAAGCTGGCGCGCGGCTACGACGGCGACGTCGTCGTTTGGAGCGACCACCCCCTCGACGCCCAGGCGAGGGTCGTGGCTACCGTGGTCGAAGGCGAGGTGGTGTACCGCTCGTAGCGGCGGCTTATGGACGCGGTCGTACTTTGCGACGTGAAGTTCGGTGCCGGGCCCATTCAGGCGGCCATCGACTACCTGATCGTGGAGAAGCGGTACCGCATCGTGGGCGCGGCGCTCATCGGCAAGGCGGTCCCGGATAACTTTTCGTTGGACGTCCCGTTCGTGACGGAGGCCGAAGCCGCGGCCGGGGTCCGCCGCGCCGCCGCGGAGTTCAAGCCGCGGGCGATAGTGGACGTCACGGAGGCCGCCCTGGCGGAGCGCTTCGCGTGGGCCAACGAGGCGTTGCAGCTCGGCCTGGAAGTTCACGGCGCCGACTTCCGCCTGTGGCCGCCGGTTTTAAAGGGCGGCACCGTACCTACCGTAACTTTCGTGGGTGCCGGGGCCGCGGTGGGCAAGACGGCGGCCATAATATATTTTTTAGAACGGGTAAAGGCCAAGTATAAAACCGCGGCCGTCGTTTTGGACCTCGGCGGCCCGTCGTACCCGGAGGTCGTGGAACCGGGGGAGGCCGCGTCGGCCGCGGCTCGGCTGTTGTCGTATCATCGCGACGGCCGCGGCGTGGGCGGCGACCACTACCTGTTGGCCGCCGCGACCGGCGTCCCCGCGGTCGGGTGTTCTTTCGCCGGTACCGGGTTGACCGGCGTTCCGTTGAATTCTCTCCTCGGCGACGCCTTCGTATACGCCGCCGAAAGGGGAGGCGAACTCGTGGTGGTCGAAGGGTCCGGGGGGGCGATGCCGCCGGCGGCGGGCGCAGTTTGTTTCCTCGTAAACATCCGTACCGGCTTGGACGTCCTCAGGGCTTTCCCGTTCGCCTTCCAATTGCGGAGGGCGCGCGTAGTAGTAGCGACCGGCTTTACGGCGAAACCGCCCCCCAGGGCCTTCGACGAGTTGCGGGCCGAGGTTAAAGCGGCCAACGGGCGGGCGGCCTTCTGCTACGGCAGGTTGGTTGCCGCGGCCGCGGCCGAGGTTACTTTCGGGAACGCGGTGGTGGTTACGGCCAGGCCGGCGGGCGAACGCCGGGAGCTTTCTCTTCATTGGCAAAGGAAAATCGACGGTTCGGTATTACAGGTGGTAGGCGCCGAGGATTTTCCGCCCGCGGCGCCGCTATCGAAGTCCCTGCGGAACGAAAGCGCCAACGTGGGCCTGCTGTTGGATATGGCGGCGTCCAATCTGGGCGAATGGTTAGCGTGGGCCGACGCGTGGGGCCTGCCGGCGGTACCGACGTACGAGGTTTTAATCCCCTCGGCGCGCGTATGCGAGCCGCTCCTGAAGGAGGCTTTGAAGGCGGTACCGTAGGAAGGCGGCCGAGGCGCCGCGCCGCCCCTATTTTAATTTTGGCGTTAAAAGAAAATCGGTTATAATTAATCTAAACCATGTGTCCTTTTTTCGAAGGCGACGCACGATTGTTGAGAGGCCGTTGGTTGCGCTGGGGCGCGGCGGCCTTGGCCGTCGTCGCGTTGGCCGCAGGCCGCTCGAAACTCGAGAAAATAAAAGAAGACATCCGGCGCCACGAGGCGGACCTGAAGAGGGTAGACGCCGAAGTCAGCCTGTCGGTGGAGTCGATCCACGAGATCGACCGGCGCCTCGAGGACATCGATAAGACCATGGCCGAGCTCTCCGCCGAGGTAATCGAGACCTCGGGGCGGATGGCGGCGGTGCAGGCCGACCTGGAGGAAGCCGGGCTCGAGCTGGCGGCGCGCGAGGCCGAGCTGGCGCGCCACTTACGGCTGGTGTATAAATTGGGGCGTTATCCGACGGTCCGGTTGTTAGTGGGCGCCGAAGAGATGGGCGACTTCGTAAGGCGCGTGCGCTTTACGATGACTATAGCGCGAGAGGACCGCCGCCTCGCCCGGGCGGCGGACCGTAAGCGCGTCGAGATCCAGCGGGACCGCGACGCGCTTCAGCGCGAGTTGGATTA is part of the bacterium genome and encodes:
- a CDS encoding FlgD immunoglobulin-like domain containing protein; its protein translation is MPRLALVHDDASADSLYNYFAAAPAFVFRYAGDTYQAPVLADAVGNDTVARFFDAYRRYLDGRGGLRQLVAVGGVAPSDVEYARKYFALDEESVREIIGPPPRVACELSRDWLASEYVVVAPYVAAPTVRDVESAANAASIASYLNAPLFYAGPSDLSLETLKFIGYLGASKAVVVEIGDTLPPSVREALAARGVRVVADLKTERDVVTYINGLTDPAPPVLCCFRGRGMAAPAAAAAARYGGFVLELPADITALSSSAWELERALAPESREKLLEPYVMPAAALAGEQAVADRFYDWLESLGGTDPNQLEYVLTFAPAFGDGSLPYAFDRAIIGDSETPDERGAAPGRFVNPPAESLASLNMTSAYRALIFANPRPDHVTFCGVSYMAQNVVSCPDTYRDNYGKFHKVNEVLGCRGGGFDDPGVFTDFREGGYGAVVHDGRRAGKGPPHPFVPGEELFGFQKDVNLGTAFFYCSSHGSKGGVYPLDGDTGIAQNVPWGREDWPGGPSGFVNLDGESFSYNRWDEMPNRSPGLVAAFNACSVGSGDMNAVVTRRLGAASVSSYTAVGAPSSGWFWISLVNRLVKRRYTLGEALCFATAQVSEIFPAHRIRGDSLIRYVLVGDPFMLYYRPAWQPPTPASPGRDYGGHNPGGAGPLAREFTAHAGARRVTLSWRAATNREVAGWNLYRAEGPAAAEGVAGGSSGPVKVNDDLIAGESPFTFVDTPLENGEDYYYWLEGVEESGRAFLQGPVDAVPAPDYGKATFALAQNYPNPVRAATAIVFVVPDGGHATLTVYDLRGAVVRRLWDGRAAAGGHKVTWDGTAEDGAPLPPGVYLYKLEAGGRAAARKLVLIR
- the ssb gene encoding single-stranded DNA-binding protein, with the translated sequence MANYNRVFLLGNLTADPESRDLPTGGIVTDLRLAVNRTYRNRDGEQTEEVSFIDCTAYGRTAEIARDYLKKGRPVFLEGRLHQDRWETGEGEKRSKLKVVVERLVLLPRRADTTAAETEPETAPPEEPPASEF
- a CDS encoding amidohydrolase, producing MKTLAIINGTTYRTGDAAPARANVVIRNGKIISAGPAAKVPRGAEVIDAKGLVVTPGLIDAHTHVGNFGEGTGQPGFDANEAAEAATPHVRALDGIDPRDLGFDDARRAGITAVCVLPGSANVIGGTGVVLKTAGFIIDEMVVSADAGMKVAFGENPKFSHPDNRRMPVTRMGTAAVLREMLTRAGEYRRKRRLPPAKRPDLDIRMEPLARVLAGRMPLRAHAHRADDIATAVRIAREFKCRLISDHCTEGYLIADYLAENGVPCVVGPTLIGRFKLELRERSYAAAGILEKAGCAVALTTDHPFVPIDVLTASAATAVREGMTEKGALRAITNGAAQMLGLGRRLGKLARGYDGDVVVWSDHPLDAQARVVATVVEGEVVYRS